Proteins encoded together in one Quercus lobata isolate SW786 chromosome 3, ValleyOak3.0 Primary Assembly, whole genome shotgun sequence window:
- the LOC115978643 gene encoding uncharacterized protein LOC115978643: MSLNSPFKHRLLSILLCVLGLGFGFGSDALKLPFRVNDVLPVLPHQISWPVLNNFHSAVDLLPAFVGSVSPNNGTLEWKGACFYGNEARLEFTESDRDEPTLGGGVLYLKTSAAHSWTCMDLYVFATPYRITWDYYFSAREHTLKFDSWEEPAELEYVKQHGVSVFLMPSGMLGTLLSLVDVLPLFSNTGWGQNANLAFLKNHMGASFEKRPQPWPATINPDDVHSGDFLAVSKIRGRWGGFETLEKWVTGAFAGHTAVCLKDEMGNLWVGESGHENEKGEEIIVVIPWDEWWELALKDSSNPQIALLPLHPDLRAKFNSTAAWEYARSMAGKPYGYHNMIFSWIDTISDNYPPPLDAHLVISVMSMWTRLQPAYAANMWNEALNKRLGTEDLDLHDILAETEKRGISFDQLLTIPEQDDWVYSDGKSTTCVAFILAMYKEAGIFGPISNSIQVTEFTIRDAYMLKIYEDNQTRLPKWCNDEDGRLPFCQILGEYWMELPQYNTLEPYANMNENCPTLPPIYDRPIRC; the protein is encoded by the exons ATGTCTCTGAACTCTCCATTCAAGCACAGACTACTGTCAATACTGCTCTGCGTTTTGGGTCTTGgattcgggttcgggtcggATGCTCTGAAGTTGCCGTTTCGGGTCAACGATGTTCTACCCGTTTTGCCTCACCAGATTTCGTGGCCGGTGCTGAACAACTTTCACAGCGCCGTTGATTTGTTGCCTGCTTTTGTGGGATCGGTGAGCCCCAACAATGGCACCCTTGAGTGGAAAGGCGCGTGCTTTTATGGCAACGAGGCTCGCCTTGAGTTCACCGAGAGCGATAGGGACGAACCCACTTTGGGTGGCGGTGTTCTTTATCTAAAG ACTTCTGCAGCGCACAGTTGGACCTGCATGGATCTCTATGTATTTGCAACACCCTACAGGATTACATGGGATTACTACTTCTCTGCTCGAGAACATACATTGAAGTTTGATTCATGGGAAGAGCCTGCAGAGTTGGAATAT GTTAAGCAGCACGGGGTTTCTGTATTTCTCATGCCATCAGGAATGCTGGGGACCTTGCTTTCATTAGTAGATGTATTGCCTTTGTTTTCGAATACAGGGTGGGGTCAAAATGCTAACTTAGCTTTTCTGAAGAACCATATGGGTGCCTCATTTGAAAAACGTCCTCAGCCTTGGCCTGCAACTATAAATCCTGATGATGTTCATTCTGGTGATTTCTTAGCTGTATCAAAGATCCGTGGTCGGTGGGGTGGATTCGAGACATTAGAAAAATGGGTAACTGGTGCTTTTGCTGGTCATACTGCTGTCTGCTTGAAGGATGAGATGGGAAATCTTTGGGTTGGTGAATCTGGACATGAGAATGAAAAG GGTGAAGAAATTATAGTGGTAATTCCATGGGATGAATGGTGGGAGTTGGCACTGAAGGATAGTTCTAATCCACAAATAGCCTTGCTTCCCTTGCATCCTGACTTGCGTGCAAAATTCAACTCCACTGCAGCATGGGAGTATGCTAGGAGCATGGCAGGCAAGCCATATGGTTATCACAACATGATATTTAGTTGGATTGACACTATCTCTGACAACTATCCTCCACCTCTTGATGCTCACTTG GTCATTTCTGTCATGTCTATGTGGACTAGATTGCAGCCAGCATATGCTGCAAATATGTGGAATGAAGCTCTAAACAAGCGGCTAGGGACTGAG GATTTGGACTTGCATGATATtctagctgaaactgaaaagcGTGGCATATCATTTGATCAATTGCTTACTATTCCAGAACAAGATGATTGGGTGTATAGTGATGGGAAATCAACAACCTGCGTTGCATTTATCCTTGCTATGTATAAAGAGGCTGGAATTTTTGGCCCCATTTCAAACTCTATTCAAGTAACTGAGTTCACT ATTCGCGATGCTTATATGCTTAAGATTTATGAGGATAACCAAACACGCCTACCAAAGTGGTGCAACGATGAGGATGGGCGGCTCCCATTCTGCCAGATTCTTGGTGAATACTGGATGGAACTGCCTCAGTATAACACACTAGAGCCATATGCCAACATGAATGAGAACTGCCCCACCTTACCCCCTATTTATGATAGGCCCATTCGATGCTAA
- the LOC115978644 gene encoding zinc finger MYND domain-containing protein 15 isoform X1, with product MECAGKGRGTRCLGPPRKRCHRCGAVAYCSASHQILHWSEHKEECKRLAQQMKSVDVLNDFPFMFSQEATLMVHEKKETRCSFLSKRGVHQVGMWLYECCCGSSVTSSDCFRSNDGWHLPRILCPCNEPVAPIPKQLSSWKDYYEWRCIPLHSPVALLLHWPFMIYQATQVAGLGSSTSEIRDKLCVHYLGPEKELLQLAVFAELHALFPGVHVHIELIGPAIPQHRDGERIDLGNYAHCLETDCICKSARENLSWDVQTGRTSKVTLQLRRGLYHDCYHEIAKDFSPHLVIAPNAGIAAYSSWLPTIELIKETNVPAVFSDYCEEACHLGACCISTLTGHPLTFPIQLNPFRQPMVVEDSALFLPCYSNCFLFGM from the exons ATGGAGTGCGCCGGAAAAGGCAGGGGAACTCGCTGTTTGGGCCCACCCAGAAAACGCTGTCACCGTTGCGGAGCCGTTGCTTATTGCTCAGCCTCTCACCAG ATTTTGCACTGGAGTGAACACAAAGAAGAGTGCAAAAGATTAGCACAACAAATGAAAAGTGTTGATGTCTTGAATGACTTTCCTTTCATGTTTTCTCAAGAAGCTACACTTATG GtccatgaaaagaaagagactaggTGTTCATTCTTGAGCAAAAGGGGCGTCCATCAAGTGGGAATGTGGCTGTATGAATGTTGTTGTGGCTCATCAGTTACTTCCTCTGACTGTTTTAG GTCAAATGATGGTTGGCACCTTCCAAGAATCTTATGCCCATGTAATG AGCCTGTAGCTCCAATACCAAAGCAGTTAAGTAGTTGGAAGGACTACTATGAGTGGAGGTGCATTCCACTTCATTCACCTGTGGCTTTGCTTCTTCACTGG CCATTTATGATATATCAAGCCACTCAAGTTGCTGGTCTTGGAAGTTCAACTTCTGAAATCAGGGACAAACTGTGCGTGCACTATCTTG GGCCTGAGAAAGAGCTTTTGCAACTTGCTGTGTTTGCAGAGTTGCATGCACTTTTCCCTGGTGTGCATGTGCATATAGAGCTCATTGGGCCTGCAATTCCACAACATAG GGATGGTGAGAGGATTGATCTTGGAAATTATGCTCATTGCCTTGAGACAGATTGCATTTGTAAATCTGCAAGGGAGAATTTGAGCTGGGATGTACAGACCGGAAGAACTTCAAAAGTGACATTGCAGCTTCGAAGAGGGTTATATCATGACTGCTATCATGAAATAGCAAAG GATTTCTCTCCTCATTTGGTGATTGCTCCAAATGCCGGCATTGCTGCTTATTCGAGTTGGTTGCCAACAATT GAGCTAATAAAGGAGACAAATGTCCCAGCAGTTTTTTCTGATTACTGTGAAGAAGCTTGTCATCTTGGAGCTTGTTGCATAAGCACTTTAACTGGCCATCCTCTCACATTTCCT ATACAATTAAATCCATTCAGGCAGCCAATGGTGGTTGAAGACAGTGCTCTATTTCTTCCTTGCTACAGTAATTGCTTCCTCTTTGGGATGTGA
- the LOC115978644 gene encoding zinc finger MYND domain-containing protein 15 isoform X2, whose translation MECAGKGRGTRCLGPPRKRCHRCGAVAYCSASHQVHEKKETRCSFLSKRGVHQVGMWLYECCCGSSVTSSDCFRSNDGWHLPRILCPCNEPVAPIPKQLSSWKDYYEWRCIPLHSPVALLLHWPFMIYQATQVAGLGSSTSEIRDKLCVHYLGPEKELLQLAVFAELHALFPGVHVHIELIGPAIPQHRDGERIDLGNYAHCLETDCICKSARENLSWDVQTGRTSKVTLQLRRGLYHDCYHEIAKDFSPHLVIAPNAGIAAYSSWLPTIELIKETNVPAVFSDYCEEACHLGACCISTLTGHPLTFPIQLNPFRQPMVVEDSALFLPCYSNCFLFGM comes from the exons ATGGAGTGCGCCGGAAAAGGCAGGGGAACTCGCTGTTTGGGCCCACCCAGAAAACGCTGTCACCGTTGCGGAGCCGTTGCTTATTGCTCAGCCTCTCACCAG GtccatgaaaagaaagagactaggTGTTCATTCTTGAGCAAAAGGGGCGTCCATCAAGTGGGAATGTGGCTGTATGAATGTTGTTGTGGCTCATCAGTTACTTCCTCTGACTGTTTTAG GTCAAATGATGGTTGGCACCTTCCAAGAATCTTATGCCCATGTAATG AGCCTGTAGCTCCAATACCAAAGCAGTTAAGTAGTTGGAAGGACTACTATGAGTGGAGGTGCATTCCACTTCATTCACCTGTGGCTTTGCTTCTTCACTGG CCATTTATGATATATCAAGCCACTCAAGTTGCTGGTCTTGGAAGTTCAACTTCTGAAATCAGGGACAAACTGTGCGTGCACTATCTTG GGCCTGAGAAAGAGCTTTTGCAACTTGCTGTGTTTGCAGAGTTGCATGCACTTTTCCCTGGTGTGCATGTGCATATAGAGCTCATTGGGCCTGCAATTCCACAACATAG GGATGGTGAGAGGATTGATCTTGGAAATTATGCTCATTGCCTTGAGACAGATTGCATTTGTAAATCTGCAAGGGAGAATTTGAGCTGGGATGTACAGACCGGAAGAACTTCAAAAGTGACATTGCAGCTTCGAAGAGGGTTATATCATGACTGCTATCATGAAATAGCAAAG GATTTCTCTCCTCATTTGGTGATTGCTCCAAATGCCGGCATTGCTGCTTATTCGAGTTGGTTGCCAACAATT GAGCTAATAAAGGAGACAAATGTCCCAGCAGTTTTTTCTGATTACTGTGAAGAAGCTTGTCATCTTGGAGCTTGTTGCATAAGCACTTTAACTGGCCATCCTCTCACATTTCCT ATACAATTAAATCCATTCAGGCAGCCAATGGTGGTTGAAGACAGTGCTCTATTTCTTCCTTGCTACAGTAATTGCTTCCTCTTTGGGATGTGA
- the LOC115981318 gene encoding uncharacterized protein LOC115981318, which yields MAGDPTKRNQNLYCEYHQEPGHTTNDCRNLKNHLDQLVREGKLRHLLHHPVGLQEQSNIETRQSTLKPPIGTINVILAVPGRTGSHPFRVMSVARLPVEVDDRESKRAKEMATPLIGFSDEDKLGTLQPHDDALVLTLRIGGYDVKRVLIDQGSTMEVMYPDLYKGLKLKPRT from the coding sequence ATGGCAGGTGACCCCACGAAGCGTAACCAGAATCTGTATTGCGAATATCACCAAGAGCCGGGCCACACCACCAATGACTGCAGGAATCTGAAAAATCACTTAGACCAGCTGGTCCGAGAGGGAAAGCTGAGACACCTCTTGCATCATCCTGTTGGACTGCAGGAGCAGTCGAACATCGAAACAAGGCAAAGCACATTGAAGCCGCCcattggcacaataaatgtcattcttgccGTACCAGGAAGAACCGGCTCCCATCCTTTCAGAGTGATGTCAGTGGCCCGACTCCCCGTTGAAGTTGACGACCGGGAATCCAAGAGGGCTAAAGAGATGGCTACGCCCCTAATCGGATTCTCAGATGAGGATAAACTTGGAACCctccaaccccacgacgatgctcTAGTCCTCACGCTCAGGATTGGGGGATATGACGTGAAGAGGGTGCTAATCGATCAGGGCAGCACCATGGAAGTAATGTACCCCGACTTGTACAAGGGGTTGAAGCTGAAACCAAGGACTTGA